The following are encoded together in the Triticum urartu cultivar G1812 unplaced genomic scaffold, Tu2.1 TuUngrouped_contig_4641, whole genome shotgun sequence genome:
- the LOC125528110 gene encoding protein STRICTOSIDINE SYNTHASE-LIKE 10-like, producing the protein MAVASAAAPAAETSYETRSMDPGLALGGRSAAGPAGRVFKWRGRRLGWTEFAYNFRHKSVGMCAPKKKLVVPESVCGRPLGLQFHHESGDLYVADAYLGLLRVPARGGLVQVVATEAGGVPFNFLNGLDVDQKSGDVYFTDSSSTYRRSEYLLVVALGDETGRLLRYDPRTRRVAVLHAGLSYPNGVAVSADGSHVVVSHTALSELRRYWVRGPKAGRNETFGELPGFPDNVRSDGRGGYWVALTHGGDDGGAAP; encoded by the exons ATGGCAGTGGCATCTGCCGCCGCGCCCGCTGCCGAGACGTCCTACGAGACCAGGTCCATGGACCCCGGCCTCGCCCTCGGTGGGCGTTCCGCCGCCGGCCCCGCCGGCCGCGTCTTCAAGTGGCGCGGCCGCCGCCTCGGCTGGACCGAGTTCGCGTACAACTTCAGACACAA GAGCGTGGGGATGTGCGCGCCGAAGAAGAAGCTGGTGGTGCCGGAGAGTGTGTGCGGCCGACCGCTGGGGCTGCAGTTCCACCACGAGTCCGGCGACCTGTACGTCGCCGACGCCTACCTGGGGCTGTTGAGGGTGCCGGCGCGCGGTGGGCTGGTGCAGGTGGTGGCGACGGAAGCCGGCGGCGTGCCCTTCAACTTCCTCAACGGCCTGGACGTCGACCAGAAGAGCGGCGACGTCTACTTCACGGACAGCAGCAGCACATACCGAAGAAG CGAGTACCTACTGGTGGTGGCTCTGGGCGACGAGACCGGGCGGCTGCTCCGGTACGACCCGCGGACGCGCCGCGTCGCCGTGCTCCACGCCGGCCTGTCCTACCCGAACGGCGTGGCCGTGAGCGCGGACGGGTCGCACGTCGTGGTGTCGCACACGGCGCTGTCCGAGCTACGCCGGTACTGGGTGCGCGGGCCCAAGGCCGGCAGGAACGAGACGTTCGGGGAGCTGCCGGGGTTCCCGGACAACGTGCGCTCGGACGGGCGGGGCGGGTACTGGGTGGCGCTGACTCACGGTGGCGACGACGGCGGCGCCGCGCCG